A stretch of Arthrobacter sunyaminii DNA encodes these proteins:
- the glmU gene encoding bifunctional UDP-N-acetylglucosamine diphosphorylase/glucosamine-1-phosphate N-acetyltransferase GlmU: protein MQDAKSTESAETGGPAAVIVLAAGAGTRMKSRTPKILHPVGGTSMVGHALAAAQALAPRALAVVVRHERDRVAEHVAAAAPQAVIVDQDDIPGTGRAVQVALDALDTFAPLEGTVVVTYGDVPLLEADTLRQLVAVHQIDANAVTVLTARLDDPTGYGRILRAEDGTVTAIVEHKDADDAQRAITEINSGIYAFDAAVLRSALAEVTSDNSQGEMYLTDVLGLARAKGGRVAAVVTDDFWQVEGANDRVQLAALNAEHNRRNLVRWMRAGVTVVDPATTWIDAGVTLAEDVTILPGTQLHGSTVVECDAVVGPDTTLTNVVVGEGAKVVRTHGSEARLGAGADVGPFAYLRPGTVLGAKGKIGTFVETKNADIGAGSKVPHLSYVGDATIGEQSNIGAASVFVNYDGVNKHHTTIGSHVRMGSDNMYVAPVTVGDGAYSGAGTVVRKDVPAGSLAINVAPQRNLDGWVLTNRPGTAAANAAAAAADTASTASSSTTDSPTRESDH, encoded by the coding sequence ATGCAGGATGCAAAATCCACCGAAAGCGCCGAGACCGGCGGACCCGCGGCTGTCATAGTTCTCGCTGCCGGAGCCGGCACCCGGATGAAGTCCCGGACACCCAAAATCCTGCATCCCGTTGGCGGAACGTCCATGGTGGGCCATGCCCTGGCGGCCGCGCAGGCACTGGCGCCCCGCGCCCTGGCAGTGGTGGTCCGGCATGAGCGGGACCGGGTGGCAGAGCACGTTGCCGCCGCCGCCCCGCAGGCCGTGATCGTGGATCAGGATGACATTCCCGGCACCGGACGCGCCGTGCAGGTGGCGCTGGACGCACTGGACACCTTCGCGCCGCTGGAGGGCACCGTCGTCGTGACCTACGGAGACGTGCCGCTGCTGGAAGCGGATACGCTGCGGCAGCTGGTGGCCGTGCACCAAATCGACGCCAACGCCGTCACCGTGCTCACCGCCCGGCTCGATGATCCCACCGGCTACGGCCGGATCCTGCGCGCTGAAGACGGCACCGTCACCGCCATCGTGGAGCACAAGGACGCCGACGACGCCCAGCGCGCCATCACCGAAATCAACTCCGGCATCTACGCGTTCGACGCTGCCGTGCTGCGCAGCGCCCTGGCCGAGGTCACGTCGGACAACTCCCAGGGTGAGATGTACCTCACCGACGTGCTCGGCCTGGCCCGGGCGAAAGGCGGCCGCGTTGCCGCCGTCGTCACCGATGACTTCTGGCAGGTGGAGGGCGCCAATGACCGCGTCCAGCTGGCAGCTCTGAACGCCGAGCACAACCGCCGCAACCTCGTTCGCTGGATGCGGGCCGGCGTCACCGTCGTTGACCCCGCCACCACGTGGATCGACGCCGGCGTCACGCTCGCCGAGGACGTCACCATCCTGCCCGGCACCCAGCTGCACGGCTCCACCGTGGTGGAGTGCGACGCCGTCGTCGGCCCGGACACCACCCTCACCAACGTGGTGGTGGGGGAGGGCGCCAAGGTGGTCCGCACCCACGGTTCCGAGGCCCGCCTGGGAGCTGGTGCCGACGTCGGACCCTTCGCCTACCTGCGACCGGGCACCGTCCTGGGCGCCAAGGGTAAGATCGGCACCTTCGTGGAAACCAAGAACGCGGACATCGGTGCCGGGTCCAAGGTTCCCCACCTTTCCTATGTGGGGGACGCCACCATCGGCGAGCAGTCCAACATCGGCGCCGCCTCGGTTTTCGTGAACTACGACGGCGTCAACAAGCACCACACGACCATCGGTTCACACGTGCGGATGGGCAGCGACAATATGTATGTGGCCCCCGTCACGGTGGGCGACGGCGCGTACAGTGGAGCTGGAACCGTGGTCCGCAAGGACGTTCCGGCCGGCTCCCTGGCCATCAACGTGGCGCCTCAGCGCAACCTCGACGGCTGGGTGCTGACCAACCGTCCGGGCACCGCCGCAGCCAATGCGGCAGCCGCCGCTGCAGACACCGCTTCCACAGCCTCTTCCTCAACAACTGATTCCCCCACGCGAGAAAGCGATCATTAA
- a CDS encoding NUDIX hydrolase, giving the protein MRTDDPVVLTLSAVLVRDAGGRILLVRKRGTSKFMQPGGKLEPGESFSAAAAREMQEELGLSVAESELEVLGDWYGPAANEENTFIDAGLFAYTLPASNGDPSREPAAAAEIEELLWMDPAQALEREDISPLLREHILPHMLAGA; this is encoded by the coding sequence ATGCGCACGGATGACCCGGTGGTCCTCACCCTCTCCGCCGTCCTGGTCCGCGACGCCGGCGGACGGATCCTGCTGGTCCGCAAGCGCGGAACCAGCAAGTTCATGCAACCGGGCGGCAAGCTGGAGCCCGGCGAATCATTCAGCGCTGCGGCGGCCCGGGAAATGCAGGAGGAACTGGGCCTCTCTGTCGCGGAATCCGAGCTGGAAGTCCTGGGCGACTGGTACGGCCCCGCCGCGAACGAGGAAAACACCTTCATTGATGCCGGGTTGTTCGCGTACACGCTGCCGGCGTCCAACGGTGATCCCTCCCGGGAACCCGCAGCCGCTGCCGAAATCGAGGAACTGCTCTGGATGGATCCGGCGCAGGCGCTGGAACGCGAGGACATTTCCCCGCTGCTGCGCGAGCACATCCTGCCGCACATGCTTGCCGGCGCCTGA
- a CDS encoding 50S ribosomal protein L25/general stress protein Ctc, whose amino-acid sequence MSEQKLAGTVRTEFGKGAARKARVANQIPAVIYGHGEDVMHILLPAKATTLAVRTANALLEIDVDGESHLALAKDIQRDPIKQIIEHIDLLTVRKGEKVEVEVSVHVDGELAPGTDVYNQEANTVLVSADATNLPETIVVSIEGRVAGEHIYAKDLELPAGVELLLDPETMIINISEAVVQDLGAPSDEQIAVAAAEVDAEV is encoded by the coding sequence ATGTCTGAGCAGAAGCTCGCAGGAACCGTCCGCACCGAATTCGGCAAGGGCGCGGCCCGCAAGGCACGCGTTGCCAACCAGATCCCCGCCGTCATCTACGGCCACGGCGAAGATGTCATGCACATCCTGCTGCCCGCCAAGGCAACCACCCTGGCAGTCCGCACGGCCAACGCCCTGCTGGAAATCGACGTCGACGGCGAATCCCACCTGGCCCTGGCCAAGGACATCCAGCGCGACCCGATCAAGCAGATCATCGAGCACATCGACCTGCTGACCGTCCGCAAGGGCGAAAAGGTTGAGGTTGAGGTCAGCGTCCACGTTGACGGCGAACTGGCTCCGGGCACCGACGTCTACAACCAGGAAGCCAACACGGTTCTGGTTTCGGCCGACGCCACCAACCTGCCGGAAACCATCGTGGTCAGCATCGAAGGCCGCGTCGCCGGCGAGCACATCTACGCCAAGGATCTGGAACTGCCGGCCGGCGTTGAGCTGCTGCTGGATCCCGAAACCATGATCATCAACATCTCCGAAGCCGTCGTTCAGGACCTGGGCGCGCCGTCGGATGAGCAGATCGCCGTTGCAGCTGCCGAAGTTGACGCAGAGGTCTAA
- a CDS encoding 4-(cytidine 5'-diphospho)-2-C-methyl-D-erythritol kinase, which yields MSAAKFSPAQPPTAAPASVCVRAPGKINVSLRVGPLRPDGYHSVASVYLAVSLFEEVRATVTEGPGITVTVDSDGALQVPVKDIPLGPDNLAVRAAQALAAFAENPTGVHLHITKRVPVAGGMGGGSADAAAALVACDALWNTHLSREELAGIAAGLGADVPFSLLGGTAVGLGVGDRLTPAISKTPLHWVLVASDFGLSTPGVYGALDSLREEGQLQAEEPEEVDPAILAAMRSGNAQDLASVMSNDLQAAALHLAPGLADVLSAGERLGALAGMVSGSGPTVAFLAQNAPAAAELAAALRAAGHRALAVEGPVSGARLASAVAG from the coding sequence ATGAGCGCAGCGAAGTTTTCACCCGCACAGCCCCCCACGGCAGCCCCGGCGTCCGTGTGCGTCCGCGCCCCCGGGAAGATCAACGTATCCCTGCGCGTCGGCCCGCTCCGGCCCGACGGCTACCACAGCGTCGCCAGCGTGTATCTGGCCGTTTCGCTGTTCGAAGAGGTCCGGGCCACGGTGACCGAGGGACCCGGAATCACCGTCACCGTGGACAGCGACGGTGCCCTGCAGGTCCCCGTGAAGGACATTCCCCTCGGGCCGGATAACCTCGCGGTCCGCGCGGCCCAGGCACTGGCGGCCTTCGCGGAGAACCCCACCGGGGTGCACCTGCACATCACCAAGCGGGTGCCGGTTGCCGGCGGCATGGGCGGAGGCTCGGCCGATGCCGCGGCGGCGCTGGTCGCCTGTGACGCCCTGTGGAACACGCATCTTTCCCGCGAAGAGCTGGCCGGCATCGCCGCCGGGCTCGGCGCTGACGTTCCCTTTTCGCTGCTCGGCGGCACCGCCGTCGGCCTGGGTGTGGGGGACCGGCTGACCCCGGCCATATCCAAGACGCCCCTGCACTGGGTGCTCGTCGCCTCCGACTTCGGGCTGTCCACCCCGGGTGTCTACGGCGCCCTGGATTCCCTCCGCGAGGAGGGCCAGCTGCAGGCAGAGGAACCGGAGGAAGTTGACCCGGCAATCCTTGCCGCCATGCGCTCCGGGAATGCTCAGGACCTGGCATCCGTTATGTCCAATGACCTGCAGGCGGCCGCGCTGCATCTGGCGCCGGGCCTGGCGGACGTCCTGAGCGCCGGCGAGCGGCTGGGCGCACTGGCCGGCATGGTTTCCGGCTCCGGGCCCACCGTGGCCTTTTTGGCCCAGAACGCGCCCGCGGCTGCGGAGCTTGCGGCGGCCCTGCGCGCAGCCGGCCACCGCGCCCTCGCCGTCGAGGGGCCGGTTTCCGGCGCCCGGCTGGCCTCCGCCGTCGCCGGCTAG
- the rsmA gene encoding 16S rRNA (adenine(1518)-N(6)/adenine(1519)-N(6))-dimethyltransferase RsmA, with the protein MTESASASRPPVKPLLGATDIRALADELGVRPTKTLGQNFVIDGNTIRRIVAAAGVGPEETVLEVGPGLGSLTLGLLDAAKAVVAVEIDPVLAGRLPATVKAWRPEKADQLHVVLGDAMRITELPVEPTALVANLPYNVAVPVVLHLLERFPSLQHGLVMVQDEVADRLAAVPGSKVYGVPSVKAAWYTTMRKAGVIGMNVFWPAPKIASGLVGFTRHDPLPTTATREEVFAVIDAAFAQRRKTLRAALSGWAGSPAQAENALVAAGVDPRARGEVIDIHAFARIAEAKGAQAPANAGDPSGPETEALPDGEAS; encoded by the coding sequence GTGACTGAATCCGCCTCCGCTTCCCGTCCTCCGGTCAAACCGCTGCTGGGTGCCACTGACATCCGCGCCCTGGCCGACGAGCTGGGCGTGCGCCCCACCAAGACCCTGGGCCAGAACTTCGTCATTGACGGCAACACCATCCGGCGCATCGTCGCCGCCGCCGGCGTCGGACCGGAAGAAACCGTGCTGGAGGTGGGGCCCGGCCTGGGATCCCTCACGCTGGGACTGCTGGATGCAGCGAAGGCCGTGGTCGCCGTCGAAATTGATCCTGTGCTTGCCGGACGGCTGCCCGCAACGGTGAAGGCATGGCGGCCCGAGAAGGCGGACCAGCTGCACGTGGTCCTCGGCGATGCCATGCGGATCACCGAGCTTCCCGTTGAGCCCACGGCACTGGTGGCCAATCTTCCGTACAACGTGGCCGTTCCCGTGGTGCTGCATCTGCTGGAGCGCTTCCCGTCCCTGCAGCACGGTCTGGTCATGGTTCAGGACGAAGTTGCGGACCGGCTGGCTGCGGTCCCCGGATCCAAGGTTTACGGCGTGCCGTCAGTGAAGGCCGCCTGGTACACCACCATGCGCAAGGCCGGCGTGATCGGCATGAACGTGTTCTGGCCCGCGCCCAAGATCGCTTCCGGGCTGGTGGGCTTCACCCGGCACGATCCGCTGCCCACCACTGCCACCCGCGAAGAGGTCTTCGCCGTAATCGACGCCGCCTTTGCCCAGCGCCGCAAGACGCTGCGCGCTGCTCTGTCCGGTTGGGCAGGGAGCCCGGCCCAGGCCGAAAACGCGCTTGTTGCGGCCGGGGTGGACCCGCGTGCCCGGGGCGAAGTCATCGACATCCATGCCTTTGCCCGGATTGCGGAGGCCAAGGGGGCGCAGGCGCCGGCGAACGCCGGGGATCCGTCCGGACCGGAGACCGAAGCACTGCCCGACGGCGAAGCGTCCTAA
- a CDS encoding ribose-phosphate diphosphokinase has product MSSEITAQGEKKLVLATGRAHPELAEEIARCLDTDLLPLASYDFANGEIYVRPGESVRGTDAFVIQAHPAPMNNWLMEQLITVDALKRASAKRITVVSPFYPYARQDKKGRGREPISARLVADLYKTAGADRIMSVDLHTSQIQGFFDGPVDHLMAIPLLADYIRTRVDVSNVTVVSPDTGRVRVAEQWAERLGGSPLAFVHKSRDLTVPNQAVSKQVVGQVEGRTCVLIDDMIDTGGTIAGAVRVLKEAGAKDVIIAATHAVFSDPAARTLAESGAREVVVTNTLPIPAAKRFDQLTVLSIAPLIARAIKEVFEDGSVTSLFDGKA; this is encoded by the coding sequence ATGAGCAGCGAGATCACCGCCCAAGGTGAAAAGAAGCTTGTCCTTGCCACCGGCCGTGCACACCCGGAACTGGCCGAGGAAATCGCACGCTGTCTCGACACGGACCTGCTGCCGCTGGCTTCCTATGACTTCGCCAACGGCGAGATCTATGTCCGTCCCGGCGAAAGCGTCCGCGGCACTGATGCCTTCGTCATCCAGGCCCACCCGGCGCCCATGAACAACTGGCTGATGGAACAGCTGATCACGGTTGACGCCCTGAAGCGCGCCTCCGCCAAGCGCATCACCGTTGTGTCCCCGTTCTACCCGTACGCACGCCAGGACAAGAAGGGCCGCGGCCGCGAACCGATTTCGGCACGCCTGGTGGCTGACCTGTACAAGACCGCCGGCGCGGACCGCATCATGAGCGTTGATCTGCACACCTCGCAGATCCAGGGCTTCTTTGACGGCCCCGTGGACCACCTGATGGCCATTCCGCTGCTGGCCGATTACATCCGCACCCGAGTGGATGTTTCCAACGTCACCGTGGTGTCTCCGGACACAGGCCGCGTCCGCGTCGCCGAACAGTGGGCCGAACGTCTGGGCGGATCCCCGCTGGCGTTCGTGCACAAGAGCCGTGACCTCACAGTGCCCAACCAGGCTGTGTCCAAGCAGGTTGTGGGCCAGGTTGAAGGCCGCACCTGCGTGCTCATCGATGACATGATCGACACCGGCGGAACCATCGCAGGCGCCGTGCGTGTGCTGAAGGAAGCCGGTGCAAAGGACGTCATCATCGCTGCGACGCACGCCGTGTTCTCCGACCCGGCGGCCCGCACGCTGGCCGAGTCCGGTGCCCGCGAAGTGGTGGTCACCAACACGCTTCCGATTCCGGCCGCCAAGCGCTTCGACCAGCTGACCGTCCTCTCGATCGCTCCGCTGATTGCCCGGGCGATCAAGGAAGTTTTCGAAGACGGCTCCGTCACCAGCCTCTTCGACGGCAAGGCCTAG
- a CDS encoding helix-turn-helix domain-containing protein, with product MARTERLLTQEELSGDVFLARDVSMLEKGRREPSGGAIRFLAERLTAVPGYPHPRAGGDSRLFLEFSAAQAWDERNYQAARRLSQLAADAALVEQDPTGWWELSFMAAACLRRLHDYPACIAEAERLAQHPLAAEGQPLRPQAEALLATACQGAGRLPEAVSHARRALDIGVLLRLNADQLIEVYQALIAALSESGLQEEAWGHCQALLLPLLEAASDAQTAGKGFWAVGNVAFRRGDTAAGLRYHARAGFLLNPDTDLEAWAAFNRSSAAMRLAEGLHDTATSRLMDHAETALSVLGGTEEDLLENLHSRGRWHQLSGNHQSAVQILTDVYARRAALSPQGAAEVALHLGLSRAALGEMSTAVQMLEDSAKAFFNAGALDRADHAARLASQARAGAPVGLTARTGT from the coding sequence TTGGCGCGCACGGAACGCCTGCTGACCCAGGAAGAGTTGAGCGGCGACGTGTTCCTGGCTCGCGATGTGTCGATGCTTGAAAAGGGCCGGCGGGAGCCGTCCGGCGGGGCCATCCGGTTTCTGGCGGAACGGTTGACCGCGGTGCCGGGCTATCCGCACCCGAGGGCAGGCGGGGACAGCCGCCTCTTCCTGGAGTTCTCTGCAGCACAGGCGTGGGATGAGCGGAATTACCAGGCCGCACGAAGGTTGTCCCAGCTGGCGGCGGATGCGGCGCTGGTGGAGCAGGACCCTACCGGATGGTGGGAACTGTCCTTTATGGCGGCTGCGTGCCTGCGCCGGCTGCACGACTATCCGGCCTGCATCGCAGAGGCGGAACGGCTGGCACAGCACCCCCTGGCAGCGGAGGGGCAACCGCTGCGCCCGCAGGCTGAGGCCTTGCTGGCAACCGCCTGCCAGGGAGCCGGACGGCTGCCCGAGGCTGTCAGCCATGCCAGACGCGCACTGGACATTGGCGTGCTGCTGCGGCTGAACGCTGATCAGCTCATCGAGGTATATCAGGCACTCATCGCTGCCCTTTCCGAAAGCGGTCTGCAGGAGGAAGCGTGGGGCCACTGCCAGGCATTGCTGCTTCCGCTGCTGGAGGCAGCGTCGGATGCCCAGACGGCGGGAAAGGGGTTTTGGGCGGTGGGCAACGTCGCGTTCCGCCGGGGCGATACAGCCGCCGGCCTCCGGTACCATGCCAGAGCCGGTTTCCTCCTCAATCCCGACACGGATCTGGAAGCCTGGGCTGCGTTTAACCGCTCTTCGGCAGCCATGCGTCTTGCCGAGGGACTGCACGACACCGCTACCAGCCGGCTCATGGACCATGCCGAGACTGCCCTCTCAGTGCTGGGCGGCACCGAGGAAGACCTTCTGGAGAACCTGCACAGCAGGGGCCGGTGGCATCAGCTCTCCGGCAACCATCAATCAGCCGTGCAGATCCTTACCGATGTGTACGCCCGGCGGGCGGCGCTCTCCCCCCAGGGTGCCGCCGAGGTGGCCCTGCACCTGGGCTTGAGCCGGGCTGCCCTCGGAGAAATGAGCACTGCGGTGCAAATGCTGGAGGACAGCGCGAAGGCCTTTTTCAACGCCGGAGCCCTGGACCGGGCA
- the pth gene encoding aminoacyl-tRNA hydrolase — MNSNTWLVVGLGNPGPGYSRNRHNIGQMVLDDLASRVGGNFKSHKSRAQILEGRLGIGGPRVILAKPQTYMNLSGGPVSALAKFFDIPADHVVAVHDEIDIPFNTIKLKSGGGEGGHNGLRDMSRALGTKDYYRVRVGVGRPLGRMDTADYVLKDFPSVEAKELPFLIGDAADAVELLLTEGLTAAQQKFHSAA, encoded by the coding sequence GTGAACAGCAACACCTGGCTTGTAGTCGGGCTCGGTAACCCCGGGCCCGGCTACAGCCGCAACCGGCACAATATTGGCCAGATGGTCCTGGATGACCTGGCCTCCCGCGTGGGCGGGAACTTCAAGTCCCACAAATCCCGGGCGCAGATCCTGGAGGGCCGGCTGGGCATTGGGGGACCGCGCGTCATCCTGGCAAAACCCCAGACCTACATGAACCTCTCCGGCGGCCCCGTATCGGCGCTGGCCAAGTTCTTCGATATTCCGGCAGACCACGTAGTGGCCGTGCACGACGAGATCGACATCCCCTTCAACACCATCAAACTGAAGTCCGGCGGCGGCGAAGGCGGCCACAACGGGCTCCGCGACATGAGCCGCGCCCTGGGCACAAAGGACTACTACCGGGTCCGCGTAGGGGTGGGGCGGCCGCTCGGACGCATGGACACCGCGGATTACGTCCTCAAGGATTTTCCCTCAGTCGAAGCCAAGGAACTGCCGTTCCTCATTGGCGACGCGGCGGATGCCGTGGAGCTGCTGCTGACGGAGGGCCTTACGGCGGCGCAGCAGAAATTCCACTCAGCGGCCTAA
- a CDS encoding ABC-F family ATP-binding cassette domain-containing protein: MAHLLGAENLSISFGTRTILDGVSLGLEEGDRIGVVGRNGDGKSTLMRLLAERQTPDDGRVTRRRDVTVGYLDQSDVLDGDLTVGQAIVGDAADYEWASNARIRDVMSGLIQEVDWNASVSSLSGGQKRRVALAKLLTGDDDVVMLDEPTNHLDVEGVAWLAQHLKNRWRTDAGGLLVVTHDRWFLDEICTRTWEVHDAVIDPFDGGYAAYVLARAERDRMANVVEGKRQQLVKKELAWLRRGAPARTAKPKFRIEAANNLIADVPEPRDTLSLNKMATARLGKDVLDLEEVSLTLGDTELFKNVTLRLAPGERLGLVGINGAGKTTLLRLLNGEIEPTKGRLKRGTTVQTAVLTQEVKELDEVADMRVIEVIENEKRVFSVGGRELSAGQLVEQLGFNAQRQWTPVKELSGGERRRLQLLRLLVGEPNVLMLDEPTNDLDTDTLAAVEDVLDGWPGTLVVVSHDRYLLERVTDHQMALLGDGKLRGLPGGVDQYLELRNAALVANSSASTAARGSSQAARAAAAGSSRPGSGGGVATAVASGSSEAEKRIAKKDLTRIDRQMTKLKQQVEKVNAQMTAATEKSGGADFEQLAELNKKLQSLAADQEDLEMQWLEASEKLD, translated from the coding sequence TTGGCACACCTGCTTGGTGCTGAGAACCTCAGCATTTCCTTTGGCACCCGCACCATCCTGGACGGGGTTTCCCTGGGCCTGGAGGAGGGGGACCGGATTGGCGTCGTCGGGCGCAACGGTGACGGCAAGTCCACCCTGATGCGCCTGCTGGCCGAGCGGCAGACGCCCGACGACGGCCGCGTCACCCGCCGCCGCGACGTCACCGTGGGTTACCTGGACCAGTCCGATGTGCTCGACGGGGACCTGACCGTAGGCCAGGCCATCGTTGGCGATGCGGCGGACTACGAATGGGCCTCCAACGCCCGCATCCGCGATGTCATGAGCGGACTGATCCAGGAAGTGGACTGGAACGCCTCCGTCTCCTCCCTCTCCGGCGGACAGAAACGCCGCGTGGCGCTGGCCAAGCTCCTGACCGGGGACGACGACGTCGTCATGCTGGATGAGCCCACCAACCACCTGGATGTGGAAGGCGTGGCGTGGCTGGCCCAGCACCTGAAGAACCGCTGGCGCACCGACGCCGGCGGCCTGCTGGTGGTCACCCACGACCGGTGGTTCCTGGACGAAATCTGCACCCGTACGTGGGAAGTCCACGATGCCGTCATTGATCCGTTCGACGGCGGTTACGCAGCCTATGTGCTGGCCCGCGCCGAGCGTGACCGCATGGCCAACGTGGTGGAGGGCAAGCGCCAGCAGCTGGTCAAGAAGGAACTGGCCTGGCTGCGCCGCGGCGCTCCGGCCCGCACCGCCAAGCCCAAGTTCCGCATCGAGGCGGCCAACAACCTCATTGCGGATGTGCCCGAGCCCCGCGACACCCTCTCACTGAACAAGATGGCCACCGCCCGCCTGGGCAAGGACGTACTGGATCTTGAGGAAGTGTCCCTGACCCTGGGCGACACCGAACTGTTCAAGAACGTCACCCTGCGCCTGGCGCCGGGGGAGCGGCTCGGCCTGGTGGGCATCAACGGCGCCGGCAAGACCACGCTGCTGCGTCTGCTCAACGGCGAAATCGAGCCGACGAAGGGCCGGCTGAAGCGCGGCACCACCGTGCAGACCGCCGTGCTGACCCAGGAAGTCAAGGAACTCGACGAGGTGGCGGACATGCGCGTCATCGAGGTCATTGAGAACGAGAAGCGGGTCTTCAGCGTGGGCGGCCGCGAACTCTCCGCCGGCCAGCTGGTGGAGCAGCTGGGCTTCAACGCCCAGCGCCAGTGGACCCCGGTGAAGGAACTGTCGGGTGGTGAGCGCCGCCGGCTGCAGCTGCTGCGCCTGCTCGTGGGCGAACCCAACGTGCTGATGCTCGATGAGCCCACCAATGACCTGGACACGGACACCCTGGCTGCCGTGGAGGACGTCCTGGACGGCTGGCCCGGCACGCTCGTGGTGGTCTCGCACGACCGGTACCTGCTTGAGCGCGTCACCGACCACCAGATGGCACTGCTGGGCGACGGCAAGCTGCGCGGACTGCCCGGCGGCGTGGACCAGTACCTTGAGCTGCGCAACGCGGCTCTGGTGGCGAACTCTTCGGCATCGACGGCGGCCCGCGGATCCTCGCAGGCGGCGCGTGCCGCAGCGGCTGGATCCTCACGGCCCGGCTCAGGCGGCGGGGTGGCGACGGCGGTGGCCTCCGGCTCTTCCGAAGCCGAGAAGCGGATCGCCAAGAAGGACCTGACCCGGATCGATCGGCAGATGACCAAGCTGAAGCAGCAGGTGGAAAAGGTCAACGCGCAGATGACGGCCGCCACGGAGAAATCCGGCGGAGCGGACTTTGAACAGCTGGCCGAGCTGAACAAGAAGCTGCAGTCACTGGCAGCGGACCAGGAGGACCTGGAAATGCAGTGGCTCGAGGCGTCGGAGAAGCTCGACTAG